In the genome of Drosophila pseudoobscura strain MV-25-SWS-2005 chromosome 3, UCI_Dpse_MV25, whole genome shotgun sequence, one region contains:
- the LOC6898984 gene encoding uncharacterized protein isoform X2, giving the protein MWPIRFSCVHFCMLCLLFLIIRQNASQAAPVQHLAPHSQGAQESLKEPDVEFQWTNRTGSGSRSSLGLLTSLSSKASQQVRIKISQIVHSPRKKNQDSDKRVRSRDKKRPVEDLSKEIFPSLPEAAPAHRSQYSRDFHESLKEPQVEFEGSNKTDDNTDRVETRKSGSGTSTGLPTGLRHKSSQQVRKKNPPIVHSHRKKNQNSDKRVRSRKKQRPVDDLSKEIFPSLPEAAPTHRSQYSRLTHESLKEPHVEFQGPNKTENNKDHVETRKSGSGSSLSLPTGLPRKSSQQMKEEKPPIVHSPRKNTQNSDKRVRSRKKQRPIDDLSKQIFPSLPEAAPTHRSQYSRLTHESLKEPHVEFQGPNKTENNKDHVETRKSGSGSSLSLPTGLPRKSSQQMKEEKPPIVHPSRKNEESDKEGRSDGKQRPIEDLSFRAGKEVTTKRRPKELTIPLARNIMGNLARRMDNPWAVTYGDVWHDTRLAVAHFSRMPRIHLASSPRVDYYPDDAKLVSVCKTKSTLYYSYHFRWIQKTSWKWVARHVYEKPFEFRRISIEARDAAYDEECHSIGKKRKTTVLEHLDCTLKAYQEMEYRMPQYPKRQDG; this is encoded by the exons ATGTGGCCGATACGATTTTCCTGTGTGCATTTCTGCATGTTGTGCCTCCTGTTCTTG ATTATCCGTCAAAATGCGTCACAAGCAGCACCGGTCCAGCATCTGGCGCCGCATTCTCAAGGCGCACAAGAGTCACTTAAGGAGCCTGACGTTGAGTTTCAGTGGACAAATAGAACCGGATCTGGATCTCGGTCCAGCTTAGGACTGCTTACTAGCCTGAGCAGTAAGGCCTCCCAGCAAGTGAGGATAAAAATCTCACAGATAGTGCATTCTCCCCGAAAAAAGAACCAGGACAGTGACAAGCGGGTAAGGAGCCGGGACAAAAAGCGACCTGTAGAAGATCTTTCCAAGGAGATCTTTCCAAGCCTACCAGAAGCAGCGCCGGCCCATCGTTCGCAGTACTCTCGAGACTTTCACGAGTCACTCAAGGAGCCTCAGGTTGAGTTTGAGGGGTCAAATAAAACCGATGATAACACGGACCGTGTGGAGACACGGAAATCGGGATCTGGGACCAGCACGGGCCTGCCCACTGGCCTGCGCCATAAATCCTCCCAGCAAGTGAGGAAAAAAAACCCACCGATAGTGCATTCTCACCGAAAAAAGAACCAGAACAGTGACAAGCGG GTAAGGAGCCGGAAGAAACAGCGACCTGTAGATGATCTGTCCAAGGAGATCTTTCCAAGCCTACCAGAAGCTGCGCCGACCCATCGTTCGCAGTACTCTCGACTCACACACGAGTCACTCAAGGAGCCTCACGTTGAGTTTCAGGGGCCAAATAAAACCGAGAATAACAAGGACCATGTAGAGACACGGAAATCGGGATCGGGGTCCAGCTTGAGCCTGCCTACTGGCCTGCCCCGTAAATCCTCCCAGCAAATGAAGGAAGAAAAACCACCGATAGTGCATTCTCCCCGAAAAAATACCCAGAACAGTGACAAGCGGGTAAGGAGCCGGAAGAAACAGCGACCTATAGATGATCTGTCCAAGCAGATCTTTCCAAGCCTACCAGAAGCTGCGCCGACCCATCGTTCGCAGTACTCTCGACTCACACACGAGTCACTCAAGGAGCCTCACGTTGAGTTTCAGGGGCCAAATAAAACCGAGAATAACAAGGACCATGTAGAGACACGGAAATCGGGATCGGGGTCCAGCTTGAGCCTGCCTACTGGCCTGCCCCGTAAATCCTCCCAGCAAATGAAGGAAGAAAAACCACCGATAGTGCATCCTTCCCGAAAAAATGAGGAAAGCGACAAGGAGGGAAGGAGCGATGGCAAACAGCGCCCCATAGAAGATCTTTCCTTTCGTGCCGGGAAAGAGGTAACGACTAAAAGAAGACCAAAAGAACTCACCATACCATTAGCGCGCAATATAATGGGAAACTTGGCCAGGCGAATGGATAACCCCTGGGCTGTAACCTACGGCGATGTGTGGCACGACACTCGTCTTGCTGTCGCCCATTTCAGTAGAATGCCCCGAATTCATCTGGCATCGTCGCCACGCGTTGATTACTATCCCGATGATGCCAAGCTTGTCAGCGTGTGCAAAACTAAGTCGACCCTGTATTATTCTTACCATTTCCGATGGATCCAAAAGACGTCCTGGAAATGGGTGGCACGCCATGTCTACGAGAAACCCTTCGAATTCAGACGGATTAGCATAGAAGCGAGGGACGCCGCTTACGACGAAGAATGCCACAGCATTGGCAAAAAAAGGAAGACCACGGTCCTTGAACATCTTGATTGCACACTTAAGGCCTATCAAGAAATGGAATACCGTATGCCCCAATATCCAAAGCGTCAGGACGGATGA
- the LOC6898984 gene encoding uncharacterized protein isoform X1, with product MWPIRFSCVHFCMLCLLFLIIRQNASQAAPVQHLAPHSQGAQESLKEPDVEFQWTNRTGSGSRSSLGLLTSLSSKASQQVRIKISQIVHSPRKKNQDSDKRVRSRDKKRPVEDLSKEIFPSLPEAAPAHRSQYSRDFHESLKEPQVEFEGSNKTDDNTDRVETRKSGSGTSTGLPTGLRHKSSQQVRKKNPPIVHSHRKKNQNSDKRVRSRKKQRPVEDLSKEIFPSLPEAAPAHRSQFSRLTHESLKEPHLEFQGPNKTENNKDHVGTRRSGSGSSLGLPTGLPHNSSQQVHPPIVHSHRKKNQNSDKRVRSRKKQRPVDDLSKEIFPSLPEAAPTHRSQYSRLTHESLKEPHVEFQGPNKTENNKDHVETRKSGSGSSLSLPTGLPRKSSQQMKEEKPPIVHSPRKNTQNSDKRVRSRKKQRPIDDLSKQIFPSLPEAAPTHRSQYSRLTHESLKEPHVEFQGPNKTENNKDHVETRKSGSGSSLSLPTGLPRKSSQQMKEEKPPIVHPSRKNEESDKEGRSDGKQRPIEDLSFRAGKEVTTKRRPKELTIPLARNIMGNLARRMDNPWAVTYGDVWHDTRLAVAHFSRMPRIHLASSPRVDYYPDDAKLVSVCKTKSTLYYSYHFRWIQKTSWKWVARHVYEKPFEFRRISIEARDAAYDEECHSIGKKRKTTVLEHLDCTLKAYQEMEYRMPQYPKRQDG from the exons ATGTGGCCGATACGATTTTCCTGTGTGCATTTCTGCATGTTGTGCCTCCTGTTCTTG ATTATCCGTCAAAATGCGTCACAAGCAGCACCGGTCCAGCATCTGGCGCCGCATTCTCAAGGCGCACAAGAGTCACTTAAGGAGCCTGACGTTGAGTTTCAGTGGACAAATAGAACCGGATCTGGATCTCGGTCCAGCTTAGGACTGCTTACTAGCCTGAGCAGTAAGGCCTCCCAGCAAGTGAGGATAAAAATCTCACAGATAGTGCATTCTCCCCGAAAAAAGAACCAGGACAGTGACAAGCGGGTAAGGAGCCGGGACAAAAAGCGACCTGTAGAAGATCTTTCCAAGGAGATCTTTCCAAGCCTACCAGAAGCAGCGCCGGCCCATCGTTCGCAGTACTCTCGAGACTTTCACGAGTCACTCAAGGAGCCTCAGGTTGAGTTTGAGGGGTCAAATAAAACCGATGATAACACGGACCGTGTGGAGACACGGAAATCGGGATCTGGGACCAGCACGGGCCTGCCCACTGGCCTGCGCCATAAATCCTCCCAGCAAGTGAGGAAAAAAAACCCACCGATAGTGCATTCTCACCGAAAAAAGAACCAGAACAGTGACAAGCGGGTAAGGAGCCGGAAGAAACAGCGACCTGTAGAAGATCTTTCCAAGGAGATCTTTCCAAGCCTACCAGAAGCCGCGCCGGCCCATCGTTCACAGTTTTCTCGACTCACTCACGAGTCACTCAAGGAGCCTCACCTTGAGTTTCAGGGGCCAAATAAAACCGAGAATAACAAGGACCATGTAGGGACGCGGAGATCGGGATCGGGGTCCAGCTTGGGCCTGCCTACTGGCTTGCCCCATAACTCCTCCCAGCAAGTGCACCCACCGATAGTGCATTCTCACCGAAAAAAGAACCAGAACAGTGACAAGCGGGTAAGGAGCCGGAAGAAACAGCGACCTGTAGATGATCTGTCCAAGGAGATCTTTCCAAGCCTACCAGAAGCTGCGCCGACCCATCGTTCGCAGTACTCTCGACTCACACACGAGTCACTCAAGGAGCCTCACGTTGAGTTTCAGGGGCCAAATAAAACCGAGAATAACAAGGACCATGTAGAGACACGGAAATCGGGATCGGGGTCCAGCTTGAGCCTGCCTACTGGCCTGCCCCGTAAATCCTCCCAGCAAATGAAGGAAGAAAAACCACCGATAGTGCATTCTCCCCGAAAAAATACCCAGAACAGTGACAAGCGGGTAAGGAGCCGGAAGAAACAGCGACCTATAGATGATCTGTCCAAGCAGATCTTTCCAAGCCTACCAGAAGCTGCGCCGACCCATCGTTCGCAGTACTCTCGACTCACACACGAGTCACTCAAGGAGCCTCACGTTGAGTTTCAGGGGCCAAATAAAACCGAGAATAACAAGGACCATGTAGAGACACGGAAATCGGGATCGGGGTCCAGCTTGAGCCTGCCTACTGGCCTGCCCCGTAAATCCTCCCAGCAAATGAAGGAAGAAAAACCACCGATAGTGCATCCTTCCCGAAAAAATGAGGAAAGCGACAAGGAGGGAAGGAGCGATGGCAAACAGCGCCCCATAGAAGATCTTTCCTTTCGTGCCGGGAAAGAGGTAACGACTAAAAGAAGACCAAAAGAACTCACCATACCATTAGCGCGCAATATAATGGGAAACTTGGCCAGGCGAATGGATAACCCCTGGGCTGTAACCTACGGCGATGTGTGGCACGACACTCGTCTTGCTGTCGCCCATTTCAGTAGAATGCCCCGAATTCATCTGGCATCGTCGCCACGCGTTGATTACTATCCCGATGATGCCAAGCTTGTCAGCGTGTGCAAAACTAAGTCGACCCTGTATTATTCTTACCATTTCCGATGGATCCAAAAGACGTCCTGGAAATGGGTGGCACGCCATGTCTACGAGAAACCCTTCGAATTCAGACGGATTAGCATAGAAGCGAGGGACGCCGCTTACGACGAAGAATGCCACAGCATTGGCAAAAAAAGGAAGACCACGGTCCTTGAACATCTTGATTGCACACTTAAGGCCTATCAAGAAATGGAATACCGTATGCCCCAATATCCAAAGCGTCAGGACGGATGA
- the Prosalpha3 gene encoding proteasome subunit alpha type-4: MARRYDSRTTIFSPEGRLYQVEYAMEAISHAGTCLGILAEDGILLAAECRSTNKLLDSAIPSEKIYRLNENMVCSVAGITSDANVLTAELRLIAQRYQFSYGEVIPCEQLVSHLCDIKQAYTQYGGKRPFGVSLLYMGWDNKYGYQLYQSDPSGNYGGWKATCIGNNFGAAISMLKQELADKPSIKLEEAKDLAVKVLSMTLDTTKLTPEKVEMATLQRVKNTTVYSVLDKPDVEKLIEKYNKLQAETEAAKKEKQAKQPKS; encoded by the exons GCGCGCCGCTATGATTCCCGCACCACGATTTTCTCGCCGGAGGGCCGCCTCTACCAGGTCGAATACGCAATGGAGGCCATCTCCCATGCCGGCACTTGTCTCGGCATACTGGCCGAAGATGGCATTTTGCTAGCCGCTGAATGCCGTAGCACCAACAAATTGCTGGACAGTGCCATACCATCGGAGAAGATCTATCGTCTGAACGA GAACATGGTTTGCTCTGTGGCCGGTATCACATCCGATGCCAATGTGCTGACCGCCGAGCTGCGTTTGATAGCCCAACGCTACCAATTCAGCTATGGAGAGGTGATTCCATGCGAGCAGCTGGTGTCCCACTTGTGCGACATCAAGCAAGCTTACACTCAGTACGGCGGCAAACGTCCCTTTGGCGTTTCTCTTCTCTACATGGGCTGGGACAATAAGTACGGCTATCAGCTGTACCAGTCTGATCCCAGCGGCAACTACGGTGGCTGGAAGGCTACTTGCATTGGCAATAACTTCGGCGCTGCCATATCCATGCTGAAACAGGAACTGGCCGACAAACCATCCATTAAGCTAGAGGAGGCGAAAGATCTGGCCGTAAAGGTGCTAAGCATGACTCTGGACACCACTAAGCTGACTCCAGAAAAGGTGGAGATGGCCACCCTGCAGCGTGTCAAGAATACCACCGTCTACAGTGTGCTGGATAAGCCCGATGTGGAGAAGCTGATCGAAAAGTACAATAAACTGCAGGCCGAAACCGAAGCCGccaagaaggagaagcaggcCAAACAACCCAAGTCTTAG